In one Methanobrevibacter oralis genomic region, the following are encoded:
- a CDS encoding radical SAM protein, translating into MIEMDNNIFDLMKKANEITLKNHGNIITLERAIFLSWWCDKGDCAFCYMSTQKNKIKDPRKAKRNINNIYAEAEMCKRLDWNIEFLSGGYESFSTKEIKKIAANIKEITGDGVWLNTGITNDLEEFGNEIKGITGAIEIVNPKLHDKICPSKSLDDISQMLDISGDLGFKKAITIILGLGETLEDMDYLLNYIKNHKIDRVIFYSLNPHKETIYANSSQPASLYYAQVVSHVRLAFPKIEIICGTWIDNLANIGILILSGANGITKFPLFKMFGTKYGKRVEEEVKWSGRELKGTFTDKIKLGLEKSKFNPELDKFIKRYIKESLKNKY; encoded by the coding sequence ATATTCTTATCCTGGTGGTGTGATAAAGGTGATTGTGCATTTTGTTACATGTCTACACAAAAAAACAAAATTAAAGATCCAAGAAAAGCCAAAAGAAACATCAATAATATCTATGCTGAAGCAGAAATGTGTAAAAGACTTGATTGGAATATTGAATTTTTATCTGGAGGTTATGAGTCTTTTAGCACCAAAGAAATTAAAAAAATAGCTGCAAATATCAAAGAAATTACTGGTGATGGAGTTTGGTTAAATACTGGAATTACAAATGATTTAGAAGAATTTGGTAATGAAATCAAAGGAATTACTGGTGCTATTGAAATAGTTAACCCAAAACTTCATGATAAAATATGTCCAAGTAAAAGCTTAGATGATATAAGTCAAATGTTAGATATTTCAGGTGACTTAGGATTTAAAAAAGCTATTACTATAATTTTAGGCCTTGGAGAAACATTAGAGGATATGGATTATCTCTTAAACTATATTAAAAATCACAAAATTGATAGAGTAATATTTTACTCATTAAATCCCCATAAAGAAACAATTTATGCTAACTCATCACAGCCTGCTTCTCTTTATTATGCTCAAGTCGTGTCACATGTTAGGCTAGCTTTTCCAAAAATAGAAATTATATGTGGAACCTGGATTGATAATTTAGCTAATATTGGAATATTAATTTTAAGTGGAGCTAACGGAATTACAAAATTCCCATTATTTAAAATGTTTGGAACTAAATACGGAAAAAGAGTTGAAGAAGAAGTTAAATGGAGTGGTCGTGAACTTAAAGGAACATTTACAGATAAAATCAAATTAGGTTTAGAAAAAAGTAAATTTAATCCTGAGCTAGATAAATTTATTAAAAGATATATTAAAGAATCTTTAAAGAATAAATATTAA